The following coding sequences lie in one Heyndrickxia oleronia genomic window:
- a CDS encoding methyl-accepting chemotaxis protein, whose protein sequence is MKRKYKFGLRKKLVLFVTLLALITYSTSFFFISIVHSKFATNIDDSLFNSITLLLGIFWTGLLAYFVAGVITKPLQRLEHAAINASQGNIKEDVMIPKSDDEIRSLGMAFNQMLSNLRVMVHSIEDNFQQTNGNVLSISEKTTRATQQAESIAQTINEISAGAESSAIAIQSTAESVEDIIHIANKVQENAKSSKQVSEEMVKELQDSKEVINSLITGIDRLAKENQESLQVVHHLEEDAKKVEQIILLVGDIAAQTNLLALNASIEAARAGEHGKGFAVVAEEVRKLADESAKAVQGISELIQNIQSGVESVVKQISEQVKTANHEASKGAKTNEVIGAMTNTIHIVANKVQSISALVDSQMESIQLTSQQSQEVAAIAEQTSAGAEEVTEATKEQAEVMENVESLVFQLKDHAEKLKGTISQFHL, encoded by the coding sequence ATGAAAAGAAAATATAAGTTTGGTCTGCGAAAAAAACTAGTTTTATTTGTTACTTTATTAGCATTAATTACTTATTCGACGAGTTTCTTCTTTATTAGTATTGTTCATTCTAAATTCGCTACCAATATTGATGATTCACTTTTTAATAGTATTACTCTATTATTAGGGATATTTTGGACAGGCTTACTTGCCTATTTTGTAGCAGGTGTTATAACGAAACCACTGCAGCGTTTAGAACATGCAGCTATAAATGCAAGTCAAGGAAATATTAAAGAGGATGTTATGATACCTAAGTCGGATGATGAAATTCGTTCATTAGGAATGGCGTTTAACCAAATGCTCTCTAATTTAAGAGTTATGGTACATAGTATTGAAGATAACTTCCAACAAACAAATGGTAATGTCCTCTCTATTTCAGAAAAAACTACAAGGGCAACCCAGCAAGCGGAAAGTATTGCTCAGACAATAAATGAAATATCTGCAGGTGCTGAGAGCTCTGCAATTGCAATTCAATCAACAGCTGAATCGGTAGAGGATATCATTCATATTGCGAATAAAGTACAAGAAAATGCCAAGTCTTCTAAACAAGTTTCCGAAGAAATGGTAAAGGAGCTACAAGATAGTAAAGAGGTAATTAATTCTCTTATAACTGGAATAGATCGATTAGCCAAGGAGAACCAAGAATCATTACAAGTGGTTCATCATCTTGAGGAGGATGCAAAGAAGGTTGAGCAAATCATATTATTAGTTGGTGATATTGCGGCTCAAACCAATTTGTTAGCTTTGAATGCTTCAATTGAGGCTGCACGTGCAGGTGAGCATGGAAAAGGATTTGCTGTTGTAGCTGAAGAGGTACGTAAATTGGCAGATGAAAGTGCAAAAGCGGTACAAGGAATTTCGGAGCTGATCCAAAACATCCAAAGTGGTGTAGAAAGTGTTGTTAAACAAATCTCAGAACAGGTAAAAACAGCTAATCATGAGGCTTCAAAAGGCGCTAAGACAAATGAAGTTATTGGAGCGATGACGAATACCATTCATATTGTTGCAAATAAGGTGCAAAGTATTTCTGCCTTAGTTGATAGTCAAATGGAAAGCATCCAATTAACTTCCCAACAATCACAAGAAGTAGCAGCAATTGCCGAACAAACTTCTGCTGGCGCAGAAGAAGTAACTGAAGCAACGAAAGAGCAGGCAGAAGTTATGGAAAATGTGGAAAGTCTCGTTTTCCAATTAAAAGATCATGCGGAAAAATTAAAAGGAACCATATCACAATTCCATTTATAA
- a CDS encoding low molecular weight protein arginine phosphatase: MNILFICTGNTCRSPMAEAILKNKGIKGISVRSAGIFAMDGQHASIQTQQVLDENSIKHNHVSKKLSVEDIEWATKIITMTMDHKRFILDTYPSASEKVFTLKEAANGHLGDMDVMDPFGGSIEVYRKTYNELTKLIENLIMNDQ; encoded by the coding sequence TTGAATATTCTATTCATTTGTACGGGAAACACATGTCGAAGCCCAATGGCTGAGGCTATTTTGAAAAATAAAGGGATAAAGGGAATATCGGTAAGGTCTGCTGGAATTTTTGCTATGGATGGACAGCATGCTTCAATTCAAACACAGCAGGTTCTCGATGAAAATAGTATAAAACATAATCATGTTTCGAAAAAATTAAGTGTAGAAGATATTGAATGGGCAACAAAAATTATAACAATGACAATGGACCATAAACGATTTATTCTAGATACCTACCCATCTGCTTCGGAAAAAGTGTTTACATTAAAAGAGGCGGCTAATGGTCACTTAGGGGATATGGATGTAATGGATCCTTTTGGGGGAAGTATTGAAGTTTATAGAAAAACCTATAATGAATTAACAAAACTCATTGAAAATCTAATCATGAATGATCAATGA
- a CDS encoding manganese efflux pump MntP family protein, which yields MEAIIAELFTLMLMAFALGMDAFSIGLGMGMFQLRYKQIFYIGLTIGFFHVWMPLLGIIAGHFISDKFGMIAQYIGGILLIILGIQMILSSLKKEERIVIKPFGWGLIVFALSVSLDSFSVGLSLGIFGARSAAVVICFGVVATLLTWIGLLLGRKFQGYIGSYSEALGGSILLAFGIKLLLVF from the coding sequence ATGGAAGCAATCATCGCAGAATTATTTACATTAATGCTAATGGCGTTTGCATTAGGTATGGATGCATTTTCAATTGGTCTTGGCATGGGGATGTTTCAACTACGCTATAAACAAATTTTTTATATAGGATTAACGATTGGATTTTTTCATGTTTGGATGCCTCTTCTCGGGATTATTGCTGGACATTTTATATCTGATAAGTTCGGAATGATCGCACAGTATATTGGTGGTATTTTATTAATTATTTTAGGAATACAAATGATACTTTCTAGCCTAAAAAAGGAAGAGAGGATTGTTATAAAACCATTTGGGTGGGGTTTAATAGTTTTTGCATTAAGTGTTAGTTTAGATAGCTTTTCAGTGGGCCTATCCTTAGGTATATTTGGTGCCAGGTCAGCAGCTGTTGTGATTTGTTTTGGAGTGGTTGCAACGTTATTGACATGGATAGGATTATTATTAGGGAGAAAGTTTCAAGGATATATCGGCTCATACAGTGAAGCTCTAGGTGGAAGTATATTATTGGCATTCGGTATCAAATTATTATTAGTCTTCTAA
- a CDS encoding L-threonylcarbamoyladenylate synthase yields MKTIQWFVDKNVDISPNNPQLEKAANLLKQNEVVAFPTETVYGLGANALSDDAVEKIFEAKGRPSDNPLIVHIAELSQLEEIVTFIPEKAKILMNTFWPGPLTILFNRKPNVLSEKVTAGMETVGIRMPDHPIALQIIHQSNLPIAAPSANRSGRPSPTIAEHVLEDLDGRIAGIVNGGDTGVGVESTVIDCTQDIPMILRPGGVSKEEIEQVIGEIAIDPGLENKNIIRPKSPGMKYTHYAPDAPVYLVEGTTNFLQELVRNKQNDGMKVGVIATEETQKEYVADAVISCGKRGDLHSVAHSLYDTLRAFNNLDVDIIFAETFPLDGIGLAIMNRLEKAAGHRWIHQ; encoded by the coding sequence ATGAAAACTATTCAGTGGTTTGTGGATAAAAATGTGGATATTTCCCCAAATAATCCACAATTAGAAAAAGCAGCAAATTTATTAAAACAAAATGAAGTTGTTGCATTCCCTACAGAGACTGTTTATGGTCTTGGGGCAAACGCGTTATCAGACGATGCGGTAGAGAAAATATTTGAAGCGAAGGGAAGACCGAGTGATAATCCACTAATTGTCCACATAGCAGAGCTTAGTCAATTAGAGGAAATTGTAACGTTTATACCTGAAAAGGCAAAAATTCTTATGAATACGTTTTGGCCTGGTCCATTAACCATTCTTTTTAATCGTAAACCGAATGTTCTTTCGGAGAAAGTAACTGCTGGAATGGAAACAGTCGGGATACGCATGCCAGATCATCCGATTGCCCTTCAAATTATCCATCAATCTAATTTACCAATTGCTGCGCCGAGTGCAAATCGTTCCGGAAGACCAAGTCCAACCATTGCTGAGCATGTTCTAGAGGATTTGGATGGTAGAATAGCAGGTATTGTTAATGGGGGAGATACGGGCGTAGGTGTAGAATCAACTGTCATCGATTGTACACAGGATATACCGATGATTCTTCGCCCAGGGGGTGTTTCAAAGGAAGAAATAGAACAGGTAATTGGTGAAATTGCAATCGATCCAGGTCTTGAAAATAAAAATATCATTCGCCCCAAATCACCTGGGATGAAATATACTCATTATGCTCCTGATGCACCTGTTTATTTAGTTGAGGGTACAACTAATTTTCTCCAGGAATTAGTTCGAAATAAGCAAAATGATGGCATGAAAGTAGGTGTCATAGCGACAGAGGAAACACAAAAAGAGTATGTTGCGGATGCCGTCATTTCCTGTGGAAAAAGAGGCGATTTACATTCTGTTGCACATTCATTATATGATACGTTAAGAGCATTTAATAACCTTGATGTTGACATCATTTTTGCTGAGACCTTCCCACTTGATGGGATTGGCCTGGCGATCATGAATCGTTTGGAAAAGGCCGCAGGACATCGGTGGATTCATCAATAA